A single Phoenix dactylifera cultivar Barhee BC4 chromosome 1, palm_55x_up_171113_PBpolish2nd_filt_p, whole genome shotgun sequence DNA region contains:
- the LOC108511327 gene encoding peroxidase 52-like, with product MGASILHLFFHDCFVNGCNGSWIVTSLLLDDTSSFTGEKTTNPNRNSTRSFDVIDKIKAAMEKACPGLVSCAAILAIAARDSVVLLGGPNCNVKLGRRDTRTASLSGANSLKPQQSHL from the exons ATGGGTGCCTCAATCCTTCACCTCTTCTTCCATGACTGCTTTGTCAAT GGGTGCAATGG atcctggattGTTACATCATTGCTCCTAGATGACACCTCAAGCTTCACCGGTGAGAAGACCACAAACCCAAACCGGAACTCCACCAGGAGCTTCGATGTCATCGACAAGATAAAGGCCGCGATGGAGAAGGCATGCCCAGGGCTTGTGTCGTGTGCCGCCATCTTGGCGATCGCTGCAAGGGACTCTGTGGTCCTT CTTGGTGGGCCTAATTGCAATGTGAAGCTGGGGAGAAGGGACACAAGGACAGCAAGCCTCTCTGGGGCCAACAGCCTCAAGCCTCAGCAATCTCATCTTTAA
- the LOC120110809 gene encoding probable protein phosphatase 2C 11 isoform X3, producing the protein MGIYLSTPKTEKFSEDGSNAKLAFGLSSMQGWRSTMEDAHAVVPDLDNCTSFFGVYDGHGGKVVAKFCAKYLHAQVLKYETYMGGDLAASVQKAFFRMDEMMRGQRGWRELAVLGDKINKFTGMIEGLIWSPKGSDSNGRSDDWAFEEGPHSDFSGPTSGCTACVAVIRNNQLIVANAGDSRCVISRKGQAYNLSRDHKPELDVEKERILKAGGFIHAGRVNGSLNLARAIGDMEFKQNKFLPAERQIVTCNPDINIVELCEDDDFLILACDGIWECMSSQQLVDFIHEHIKTIYYQMTTVAI; encoded by the exons ATGGGGATATATCTTAGCACTCCAAAAACTGAGAAGTTTTCTGAAGACGGTTCAAATGCCAAACTTGCATTTGGTTTGTCATCTATGCAAGGCTGGCGTTCAACTATGGAAGATGCA CATGCTGTTGTGCCAGACCTTGACAATTGCACATCATTCTTTGGTGTTTATGATGGCCATGGAG GAAAAGTAGTAGCCAAGTTCTGTGCGAAGTATCTGCACGCTCAAGTACTCAAGTATGAAACTTATATGGGTGGTGATTTAGCTGCTTCAGTACAAAAAGCTTTTTTCAG AATGGATGAGATGATGCGAGGACAGAGAGGGTGGAGAGAATTAGCTGTACTGGGAGATAAGATAAACAAATTTACTGGCATGATTGAAGGCTTGATATGGTCCCCAAAGGGCAGTGATTCTAATGGCCGCTCAGATGACTGGGCTTTCGAAGAG GGACCCCACTCAGATTTCTCTGGACCAACATCTGGATGTACAGCTTGTGTGGCTGTCATTAGGAACAACCAACTCATTGTTGCGAATGCTGGTGATTCTCGTTGTGTAATCTCAAGGAAGGGTCAG gcatACAATCTGTCAAGGGATCACAAGCCAGAGCTTGATGTTGAGAAAGAAAGAATCCTTAAAGCAGGAGGTTTTATTCATGCAGGACGAGTAAATGGAAGCTTGAACCTTGCAAGAGCCATTG GTGACATGGAATTCAAGCAGAACAAGTTTTTGCCAGCTGAAAGGCAAATTGTGACTTGCAATCCAGACATAAACATT GTGGAGCTTTGTGAGGATGATGACTTTCTCATTCTGGCATGTGATGGAATCTG GGAATGCATGTCAAGCCAGCAACTGGTGGATTTCATCCACGAGCACATAAAGACT ATATATTATCAAATGACTACAGTAGCCATCTAA
- the LOC120110809 gene encoding probable protein phosphatase 2C 11 isoform X4, with protein MGIYLSTPKTEKFSEDGSNAKLAFGLSSMQGWRSTMEDAHAVVPDLDNCTSFFGVYDGHGGKVVAKFCAKYLHAQVLKYETYMGGDLAASVQKAFFRMDEMMRGQRGWRELAVLGDKINKFTGMIEGLIWSPKGSDSNGRSDDWAFEEGPHSDFSGPTSGCTACVAVIRNNQLIVANAGDSRCVISRKGQAYNLSRDHKPELDVEKERILKAGGFIHAGRVNGSLNLARAIGDMEFKQNKFLPAERQIVTCNPDINIVELCEDDDFLILACDGIWECMSSQQLVDFIHEHIKTLF; from the exons ATGGGGATATATCTTAGCACTCCAAAAACTGAGAAGTTTTCTGAAGACGGTTCAAATGCCAAACTTGCATTTGGTTTGTCATCTATGCAAGGCTGGCGTTCAACTATGGAAGATGCA CATGCTGTTGTGCCAGACCTTGACAATTGCACATCATTCTTTGGTGTTTATGATGGCCATGGAG GAAAAGTAGTAGCCAAGTTCTGTGCGAAGTATCTGCACGCTCAAGTACTCAAGTATGAAACTTATATGGGTGGTGATTTAGCTGCTTCAGTACAAAAAGCTTTTTTCAG AATGGATGAGATGATGCGAGGACAGAGAGGGTGGAGAGAATTAGCTGTACTGGGAGATAAGATAAACAAATTTACTGGCATGATTGAAGGCTTGATATGGTCCCCAAAGGGCAGTGATTCTAATGGCCGCTCAGATGACTGGGCTTTCGAAGAG GGACCCCACTCAGATTTCTCTGGACCAACATCTGGATGTACAGCTTGTGTGGCTGTCATTAGGAACAACCAACTCATTGTTGCGAATGCTGGTGATTCTCGTTGTGTAATCTCAAGGAAGGGTCAG gcatACAATCTGTCAAGGGATCACAAGCCAGAGCTTGATGTTGAGAAAGAAAGAATCCTTAAAGCAGGAGGTTTTATTCATGCAGGACGAGTAAATGGAAGCTTGAACCTTGCAAGAGCCATTG GTGACATGGAATTCAAGCAGAACAAGTTTTTGCCAGCTGAAAGGCAAATTGTGACTTGCAATCCAGACATAAACATT GTGGAGCTTTGTGAGGATGATGACTTTCTCATTCTGGCATGTGATGGAATCTG GGAATGCATGTCAAGCCAGCAACTGGTGGATTTCATCCACGAGCACATAAAGACT CTCTTTTAA
- the LOC120110809 gene encoding probable protein phosphatase 2C 11 isoform X2: MGIYLSTPKTEKFSEDGSNAKLAFGLSSMQGWRSTMEDAHAVVPDLDNCTSFFGVYDGHGGKVVAKFCAKYLHAQVLKYETYMGGDLAASVQKAFFRMDEMMRGQRGWRELAVLGDKINKFTGMIEGLIWSPKGSDSNGRSDDWAFEEGPHSDFSGPTSGCTACVAVIRNNQLIVANAGDSRCVISRKGQAYNLSRDHKPELDVEKERILKAGGFIHAGRVNGSLNLARAIGDMEFKQNKFLPAERQIVTCNPDINIVELCEDDDFLILACDGIWECMSSQQLVDFIHEHIKTQIYYQMTTVAI; this comes from the exons ATGGGGATATATCTTAGCACTCCAAAAACTGAGAAGTTTTCTGAAGACGGTTCAAATGCCAAACTTGCATTTGGTTTGTCATCTATGCAAGGCTGGCGTTCAACTATGGAAGATGCA CATGCTGTTGTGCCAGACCTTGACAATTGCACATCATTCTTTGGTGTTTATGATGGCCATGGAG GAAAAGTAGTAGCCAAGTTCTGTGCGAAGTATCTGCACGCTCAAGTACTCAAGTATGAAACTTATATGGGTGGTGATTTAGCTGCTTCAGTACAAAAAGCTTTTTTCAG AATGGATGAGATGATGCGAGGACAGAGAGGGTGGAGAGAATTAGCTGTACTGGGAGATAAGATAAACAAATTTACTGGCATGATTGAAGGCTTGATATGGTCCCCAAAGGGCAGTGATTCTAATGGCCGCTCAGATGACTGGGCTTTCGAAGAG GGACCCCACTCAGATTTCTCTGGACCAACATCTGGATGTACAGCTTGTGTGGCTGTCATTAGGAACAACCAACTCATTGTTGCGAATGCTGGTGATTCTCGTTGTGTAATCTCAAGGAAGGGTCAG gcatACAATCTGTCAAGGGATCACAAGCCAGAGCTTGATGTTGAGAAAGAAAGAATCCTTAAAGCAGGAGGTTTTATTCATGCAGGACGAGTAAATGGAAGCTTGAACCTTGCAAGAGCCATTG GTGACATGGAATTCAAGCAGAACAAGTTTTTGCCAGCTGAAAGGCAAATTGTGACTTGCAATCCAGACATAAACATT GTGGAGCTTTGTGAGGATGATGACTTTCTCATTCTGGCATGTGATGGAATCTG GGAATGCATGTCAAGCCAGCAACTGGTGGATTTCATCCACGAGCACATAAAGACT CAGATATATTATCAAATGACTACAGTAGCCATCTAA
- the LOC120110809 gene encoding probable protein phosphatase 2C 11 isoform X1, producing the protein MGIYLSTPKTEKFSEDGSNAKLAFGLSSMQGWRSTMEDAHAVVPDLDNCTSFFGVYDGHGGKVVAKFCAKYLHAQVLKYETYMGGDLAASVQKAFFRMDEMMRGQRGWRELAVLGDKINKFTGMIEGLIWSPKGSDSNGRSDDWAFEEGPHSDFSGPTSGCTACVAVIRNNQLIVANAGDSRCVISRKGQAYNLSRDHKPELDVEKERILKAGGFIHAGRVNGSLNLARAIGDMEFKQNKFLPAERQIVTCNPDINIVELCEDDDFLILACDGIWECMSSQQLVDFIHEHIKTESRLSAVCERVFDRCLAPSIANGEGCDNMTMILVQFKKPIKSSVAST; encoded by the exons ATGGGGATATATCTTAGCACTCCAAAAACTGAGAAGTTTTCTGAAGACGGTTCAAATGCCAAACTTGCATTTGGTTTGTCATCTATGCAAGGCTGGCGTTCAACTATGGAAGATGCA CATGCTGTTGTGCCAGACCTTGACAATTGCACATCATTCTTTGGTGTTTATGATGGCCATGGAG GAAAAGTAGTAGCCAAGTTCTGTGCGAAGTATCTGCACGCTCAAGTACTCAAGTATGAAACTTATATGGGTGGTGATTTAGCTGCTTCAGTACAAAAAGCTTTTTTCAG AATGGATGAGATGATGCGAGGACAGAGAGGGTGGAGAGAATTAGCTGTACTGGGAGATAAGATAAACAAATTTACTGGCATGATTGAAGGCTTGATATGGTCCCCAAAGGGCAGTGATTCTAATGGCCGCTCAGATGACTGGGCTTTCGAAGAG GGACCCCACTCAGATTTCTCTGGACCAACATCTGGATGTACAGCTTGTGTGGCTGTCATTAGGAACAACCAACTCATTGTTGCGAATGCTGGTGATTCTCGTTGTGTAATCTCAAGGAAGGGTCAG gcatACAATCTGTCAAGGGATCACAAGCCAGAGCTTGATGTTGAGAAAGAAAGAATCCTTAAAGCAGGAGGTTTTATTCATGCAGGACGAGTAAATGGAAGCTTGAACCTTGCAAGAGCCATTG GTGACATGGAATTCAAGCAGAACAAGTTTTTGCCAGCTGAAAGGCAAATTGTGACTTGCAATCCAGACATAAACATT GTGGAGCTTTGTGAGGATGATGACTTTCTCATTCTGGCATGTGATGGAATCTG GGAATGCATGTCAAGCCAGCAACTGGTGGATTTCATCCACGAGCACATAAAGACT GAGAGCCGCCTGTCTGCAGTGTGCGAGAGAGTATTTGATAGGTGTTTGGCACCATCAATAGCCAATGGAGAGGGATGTGACAACATGACCATGATCTTGGTCCAGTTTAAAAAACCCATCAAGTCCAGTGTTGCCAGCACATAG